The following coding sequences lie in one Rutidosis leptorrhynchoides isolate AG116_Rl617_1_P2 chromosome 4, CSIRO_AGI_Rlap_v1, whole genome shotgun sequence genomic window:
- the LOC139840454 gene encoding probable cyclic nucleotide-gated ion channel 16, with protein MNYIRLPSTTIISKSTTNSLTSNNQKDSWWSQIFDPGGQFITRWNHMFLITCLNALFVDPLYFLVPEISRRKYCMRSDYGFAAIITVWRCLIDVISFIHIFIKFRTAYVAPNSRVFGRGDLVMDPKKIAVRYLKSGFAVDLAAALPLPQIFIWFVIPAVRSPTAAHANHSISLVIIIQYIPRLFVIFPLNQRITKHTGVIAKTAWAGAAYYIMLYMLASHVIGATWYLLAIERQYSCWKEECGKEENVTYPCNRVYFDCDHVDEPGRDEWLERTQVLSNCSAESSPINFTFGMYGPAFTEGVTSATFFEKYFFCFWFGLKSLSSYGQNLETSTSMGETLFSCGVCLGGLVIFCLLIGNMQTYLQSTTARLEEWRVKRRDTEEWMRHRQLPPDLQDKIRRFVQYKWLATRGVDEEDILRALPLDLRRQIQRHLCLALVRRVPFFSQMDDDQLLDAICEHLVQSLSTKGQYLVREGDPVNEMTFVIRGQLESSTTNGGRSGFFNSITLKPGDFCGEELLTWALTPDPNVSLPSSTRTVKALNEVEAFALRAEDLRFVAKQFKRLHSKKLQHAFRYYSHQWRTWGACFIQAAWRRHKRKKLAEELARQEGLYQDDDDDDYGENDQNAQHLGATILASRFAANTRKGISHREAVANSATSSLKMPKLFKPNEPDFS; from the exons ATGAACTACATTCGTCTCCCATCAACAACTATAATCTCCAAATCCACAACAAATTCACTCACCTCTAATAACCAAAAAGATTCATGGTGGTCTCAAATTTTCGACCCGGGTGGCCAATTCATTACAAGATGGAACCACATGTTTTTAATTACCTGTCTCAATGCTCTTTTTGTCGATCCTTTATATTTTCTCGTTCCCGAGATCTCGAGACGAAAGTATTGTATGCGGTCAGATTATGGATTTGCAGCAATCATCACTGTGTGGCGGTGTTTAATTGACGTAATATCGTTTATTCATATTTTTATCAAGTTTCGTACGGCTTACGTGGCCCCGAATTCTAGAGTTTTCGGAAGAGGGGATCTTGTTATGGATCCTAAAAAAATCGCTGTACGTTATTTAAAGTCTGGTTTCGCTGTTGATTTAGCTGCCGCTCTTCCATTGCCTCAG ATTTTCATTTGGTTTGTTATTCCAGCTGTTAGAAGTCCAACAGCTGCTCACGCGAACCATTCTATTTCGCTCGTTATTATCATTCAATATATCCCGCGACTGTTTGTTATTTTTCCGTTGAACCAACGGATTACTAAACATACGGGTGTAATCGCGAAAACTGCTTGGGCTGGTGCAGCTTACTATATCATGCTTTATATGCTAGCTAGTCAT GTTATTGGAGCTACATGGTATCTATTGGCTATTGAGAGGCAATACTCGTGTTGGAAAGAAGAATGTGGAAAGGAAGAAAACGTAACTTATCCTTGCAATCGCGTGTACTTCGATTGTGACCACGTGGATGAGCCAGGTCGTGATGAGTGGTTAGAGAGAACTCAAGTTTTGAGTAATTGTAGTGCCGAATCTAGCCCTATAAATTTTACTTTCGGAATGTATGGTCCAGCCTTCACTGAAGGAGTTACGTCTGCAACCTTCTTTGAAAAATACTTCTTTTGCTTTTGGTTTGGCTTGAAAAGTCTAAG TTCATACGGCCAAAACTTGGAGACAAGTACTAGTATGGGGGAAACACTCTTCAGCTGTGGTGTTTGCCTTGGAGGCTTAGTTATATTCTGTTTGCTCATTGGAAATATGCAG ACCTACCTTCAATCTACAACAGCAAGACTCGAAGAGTGGAGGgtcaaaagaagggacaccgaagAATGGATGAGGCATCGGCAATTGCCACCCGATTTACAAGATAAGATCCGTAGGTTCGTTCAATACAAATGGCTTGCTACTAGAGGTGTAGATGAAGAAGATATCCTTCGTGCTTTACCTCTCGACCTTAGACGTCAAATTCAAAGACACCTTTGCTTAGCTCTTGTTCGTCGT GTTCCTTTCTTTTCACAAATGGATGATGATCAGCTCTTAGACGCGATATGTGAACACTTGGTTCAGTCATTGAGCACAAAAGGTCAATACTTGGTTCGTGAAGGGGACCCAGTCAACGAGATGACTTTCGTGATAAGAGGTCAACTTGAGAGCTCTACAACTAATGGAGGGCGGTCTGGATTCTTTAATTCGATCACTCTTAAACCTGGTGACTTCTGTGGTGAAGAATTGTTGACCTGGGCTTTGACTCCAGACCCCAATGTTAGTCTTCCGTCCTCTACCCGAACCGTTAAAGCTCTAAATGAAGTCGAAGCATTTGCACTGAGAGCAGAAGACTTAAGATTCGTGGCTAAACAATTTAAACGACTTCATAGTAAAAAGTTACAACATGCTTTCAG GTACTACTCGCACCAGTGGAGGACATGGGGAGCATGTTTCATACAAGCTGCTTGGAGAAGGCATAAAAGAAAAAAACTGGCTGAAGAATTAGCAAGGCAAGAAGGCTTATAccaagatgatgacgatgatgattatggcgaaaatgaccaaaatgcccaacATTTGGGAGCTACTATATTGGCTTCAAGATTTGCTGCAAACACTAGAAAAGGGATTAGTCATAGAGAAGCTGTTGCAAATTCTGCTACATCAAGCTTAAAGATGCCCAAATTGTTTAAGCCAAACGAACCCGATTTCTCTTAA